The following are encoded in a window of Cyprinus carpio isolate SPL01 chromosome B18, ASM1834038v1, whole genome shotgun sequence genomic DNA:
- the LOC109076958 gene encoding gastrula zinc finger protein XlCGF26.1-like, whose translation MSDIVLKMEIKEESEDTGYEEPYRMKTEDAKVFQDKETDLMRIKEESQELNEVEEKHLYQKSNHFTTGVNGLNILKMERNFSETKTEAKKSFTCLQCGKHFTTKGNLNVHLKIHTGEKPFTCCQCGKSFATKGNLNVHIRIHTGEKPFTCLQCGKSFPFKGRLNSHIQIHTGEKPFTCPHCGRSYQCKTYLNRHMKIHEAQNPFTCAQCGKSFTMKEGLKRHMRVHAGDKSFMCSHCGKSFLHKRNLDSHIKIHNGDRSSPCVEKGKSFVKDDTKVNTERKSFTCSQCGRSFTDKETYNAHLRIHIGEELFRCNHCGKSFPCEEYLNRHMKVHTGEQPFTCSQCESCFTDKRSLKKHMRSHNGEKPFTCSQCGKSFTRKETFNVHVRVHNGEKPFRCLQCGKSYPYDRCLKRHIKTHAEEKPFTCSLCGRKFTEKGSLKIHVTIHTGEKPFRCSQCGKRFRRKGALNEHTRIHTGEKPYTCLQCGKSFTVKGGYNLHMRTHTGEKPYSCHLCGKSFILKAILHMHMRVHTGERPFVCVHCGKRFRRKVNLNLHTRLHTGERPFVCQHCGNTFTWARSLKQHVSRFCKVIQR comes from the exons ATGTCAGACATCGTATTGAAAATGGAGATTAAAGAGGAAAGTGAAGACACGGGATATGAAGAACCATACAGAATGAAAACTGAAGATGCAAAGGTGTTCCAAGATAAAGAAACAG ATTTGATGAGAATCAAAGAAGAAAGTCAAGAACTGAATGAAGTGGAGGAGAAACATCTATATCAGAAATCTAATCACTTCACAACTGGAGTAAATGGTTTGAACATCTTAAAAATGGAAAGGAATTTctcagaaacaaaaacagaagcaaAAAAATCTTTCACCTGCCTTCAGTGTGGAAAGCATTTCACCACTAAAGGAAACCTTAATGTGCACCtcaaaattcacactggagagaagcctttcacctgctgtcagtgtgggaagagttttgccACTAAAGGAAATCTTAATGTacacataagaattcacactggagagaagcctttcacctgccttcagtgtgggaagagtttcccGTTTAAAGGAAGGCTTAATTCACACATacaaattcacactggagaaaagcctttcacctgccctcaTTGTGGAAGGAGTTACCAGTGTAAAACATACCTTAATAGGCACATGAAAATTCACGAAGCCCAGAACCCTttcacctgtgctcagtgtggaaaaagtttcacaaTGAAAGAAGGCTTGAAACGTCACATGAGAGTTCACGCAGGAGACAAATCTTTCATGTGTTCTCATTGTGGGAAGAGTTTTCTACATAAGAGAAACCTTGACTCGCACATAAAGATTCACAATGGAGATCGATCTTCACCGTGTGTTGAGAAAGGAAAGAGTTTTGTTAAGGATGACACAAAAGTAAATACTGAAAGGAAATCATTCACATGCTCTCAATGTGGCAGGAGTTTCACAGATAAAGAAACCTATAATGCACACTTGAGAATTCATATTGGAGAAGAACTTTTCAGATGCAACCACTGTGGGAAGAGTTTCCCATGTGAAGAATATCTCAACAGACACATGAAAGTCCACACTGGAGAACagcctttcacctgctctcagtgtgaaAGTTGTTTCACAGACAAAAGAAGCCTTAAGAAACACATGAGAAGTCACAATGGAGAAAAACCATTCACGTGTtctcagtgtgggaagagttttacaCGTAAAGAAACCTTTAATGTGCATGTAAGAGTTCATAATGGAGAAAAGCCTTTCAGATGCCTTCAGTGCGGAAAGAGTTACCCATATGACCGATGTCTTAAGAGGCACATTAAAACTCACGCCGaggagaagcctttcacctgctctcTGTGTGGAAGAAAATTCACAGAGAAAGGAAGCCTTAAGATTCACGTGacgatccacactggagagaaacctttcagaTGCTCGCAGTGTGGGAAGAGGTTTAGACGTAAAGGAGCACTTAATGAGCACacgagaattcacactggagaaaagccgtaCACGTGCCTCCAGTGCGGAAAGAGTTTCACTGTTAAAGGAGGCTATAATTtgcacatgagaactcacactggagaaaagccctACAGTTGTCAtctgtgtgggaagagtttcataCTAAAAGCAATACTTCATATGCACATGCgagttcacaccggagagagGCCTTTCGTGTGCGTTCACTGTGGGAAAAGATTCAGACGGAAAGTAAACCTTAATCTGCACACCAGACTTCACACTGGGGAGAGGCCTTTTGTGTGCCAGCATTGTGGGAATACTTTCACTTGGGCGAGAAGTCTCAAACAACACGTATCACGCTTTTGTAAGGTAATTCAGCGCTGA
- the LOC122140321 gene encoding uncharacterized protein LOC122140321, producing MDRILNVLVRYYDEDVGKVATQHLASRKLNIADALTITNTLKDILQSYSLNWNQVVGILLDNCSVMRGKKSGAETLVRREKSITAGCQRRHCPYERSFFEFQSLLHLENKSLIRPISSRFLQMLDVCNRIRELMDPLTVHFYSVLSSHDQHKHRWLLNQLLDKHAVTSDEKARIICLQQQMAKSARIGSDVNKKRKTRICMLFSEFDKLTTIIDLYRGVLPTFQVFLKKLQHEKPMIHVLHAEMLLLVRELLSKFMKPETIPLSAKGLLKLNVHQRDLQYTDKRLSVGRFSFFALNKARVEKKPWVQKVYSSLREGYIKAATFLLKNLPLNNNIITSLSALTPSLILHESVQGAFNTLGQGLAKCCEVRGVGSTG from the exons ATGGACAGGATTCTGAATGTTCTTGTTCGGTACTATGATGAAGATGTGGGAAAAGTGGCAACCCAGCATCTAGCCTCGAGGAAACTGAATATTGCAGATGCCTtaacaatcacaaacacattgAAAGATATTCTCCAGTCATATAGCCTGAACTGGAATCAGGTTGTTGGTATACTGTTGGATAACTGCAGTGTGATGAGAGGGAAAAAGTCTGGAGCAGAGACACTAGTCAGAAGAGAAAAATCCATCACTGCTGGATGTCAGCGGAGACACTGTCCATATG AAAGAAGTTTTTTTGAGTTTCAGTCCTTACTTCATTTGGAGAATAAGAGCCTAATACGTCCCATCAGCAGCAGGTTCCTGCAAATGTTGGATGTGTGCAACAGAATACGGGAGCTTATGGATCCATTGACTGTGCACTTCTACAGCGTCCTGTCTTCTCATGatcaacacaaacacag ATGGCTCCTGAACCAGCTTCTTGATAAGCATGCAGTTACATCTGATGAGAAGGCCAGGATAATTTGTCTGCAACAGCAAATGGCAAAATCTGCAAGGATCGGAAGTGATGTCAACAAAAAACGAAAGACACGCATCTGTATGCTTTTTTCAGAGTTCGACAAGCTCACAACCATTATTGATTTGTATCGAG GTGTACTTCCAACTTTTCAGGTGTTCCTGAAGAAGTTGCAACATGAAAAGCCCATGATTCATGTGCTGCATGCTGAAATGCTGCTACTGGTTAGGGAACTTCTCTCCAAATTTATGAAGCCTGAAACTATTCCTTTGAGTGCAAAGGGCTTGTTGAAGCTTAATGTTCACCAGAGAGACCTGCAGTACACTGACAAAAGGTTGTCTGTGGGGAGATTCAGCTTCTTTGCCTTAAACAAGGCTAGAGTAGAAAAGAAGCCCTGGGTGCAGAAGGTCTACAGCTCTCTCAGAGAAGGCTACATAAAGGCAGCAACATTCCTCCTGAAAAACCTGCCCctcaacaacaacatcatcacCTCTTTATCTGCGCTGACACCATCATTGATTCTCCATGAATCAGTCCAAGGTGCATTCAACACCCTTGGCCAAGGCCTTGCCAAATGCTGTGAAGTCAGAGGAGTTGGGTCAACTGGATGA